One segment of Brassica napus cultivar Da-Ae chromosome C3, Da-Ae, whole genome shotgun sequence DNA contains the following:
- the LOC106433740 gene encoding cysteine--tRNA ligase 2, cytoplasmic-like has translation LKLYNTMMQQKEVLKPINLELMINPGKVRMYVCGITAYDLRHIGHNRAAIFFDVLYRYLKQLGYEVYYVRIFTDVDDKIIKRANENGEKPLDLSKRFCKEYWVDMEALQCLPPTDEYYLRNHIDDIIINIDNIIEKGLGYAMKGEDVFLYVEKFTDYGKFSCQLLEHKWGGEQVEVDPRKRKPAVFTLWKAAKPNWESSWGQRVKPRWHIESSAVSAHYLSPSFVVYGGGADLKFPHHENKLAQTCAVCDDGGVSYWLHNRHVTINNDKMAKS, from the coding sequence TTGAAGCTCTACAACACGATGATGCAGCAGAAGGAAGTTTTGAAACCAATCAATCTTGAGCTCATGATCAATCCTGGCAAAGTCAGAATGTATGTCTGTGGAATCACAGCCTATGATTTGAGACACATCGGCCATAACCGCGCTGCCATTTTCTTCGACGTCCTATACAGATACTTGAAGCAATTGGGTTACGAAGTTTATTACGTCAGGATTTTCACAGATGTTGATGACAAGATAATCAAACGTGCTAATGAGAATGGAGAGAAGCCGTTAGATTTGAGTAAACGTTTTTGCAAGGAGTATTGGGTGGATATGGAAGCTCTTCAGTGCCTACCTCCCACAGACGAGTATTATCTCCGCAACCATATTGATGATATTATAATCAATATTGACAACATTATCGAGAAAGGCTTGGGGTATGCTATGAAAGGAGAAGATGTGTTCTTATATGTCGAGAAATTTACAGACTATGGTAAATTTTCGTGTCAACTGCTGGAACATAAATGGGGTGGCGAGCAAGTTGAGGTTGATCCTAGAAAGCGTAAACCTGCTGTTTTTACATTATGGAAAGCTGCAAAACCTAATTGGGAAAGCTCGTGGGGTCAACGAGTAAAACCAAGATGGCACATCGAGAGTAGTGCTGTGAGTGCTCATTATCTGTCTCCGAGTTTCGTAGTTTATGGTGGTGGTGCAGATTTGAAATTCCCACACCATGAAAACAAGCTCGCTCAGACATGTGCTGTATGTGATGATGGTGGCGTGAGTTACTGGTTGCATAATAGGCATGTAACTATCAATAACGACAAGATGGCGAAATCATAG